The Leifsonia poae region GGCTATCATTCCGGCTCATTCCCCGCCCCGGGGCGACAGGCGTCGTCCGGTTGAGGGTGCGATTGTGCGGGTGGCTGGTGTGCGTACCTAGAATGCCCGGGAACATGGGCCACGGTGCCCCGGCTGCACCTCAGATGAGGTGCAGACGCACGCGTTCAACGCGTGCTTCTCGAACTCCCATATTGTACAGGCTGGCGGCCGCCTCACGGCGAAGTGTCACGGAATTGACAGGGGCGCGGCGACCCGTCGGTCACTTCGCGAATGCGTCGGCCGGCTGACGGGGTGAGACCGTGACGGTGGGGAACAGCGTCGGGTTCACGTCGAGCAGCACCCGCAGCACGCCGACCCAGACGAGCGCCGCGCCCAGCAGGTGAACGGCCACCAGCCATTCCGGCAGGCCGATCAGGGACTGCACGAGCCCGACAGCGGCCTGCAGCAGCACGACGACGATGAACGCGACGGTACGCCGGCGCGAGAGCACGGCGCCGGGCACCCGGCGCAGCACGACCAGGAGCACCACCGCGAGCACCAGGGTCGCGGTGCCCAGGATGCCGTGCACGATGGTGATCCCTGTCCAGTTGAATGCCATCCGCGGCACATCGGCCGAATCGCCGGAATGCGGGCCTGACCCCGAGACGAGCGTTCCCACGAGGATGAGCAGCAGTGTGCACGCCACGAGCGCGAAGCTCAGGATGCGGGCCACTCGCGGGATCGCCGTGTCGCTCGACTCGCCGACGTGCGCGCGATGCCAGGTCAGGGCGACGGTCGTCAGCAGGGCGATCGCCATCATGAAGTGGAACGCGACGATGTACGGGTTGAGCTCGGTGAGCACGGTGACGCCGCCCGCGATCGCGTTGGCGACCACCAGCCAGAACTGCGACCAGGCGAGGCGCGTCATGGTGCGGTTGCGTGGACTCTGCAATCGGGCGGCGACGATCACCCAGCCGACGGCCACGCAGAGCACTCCGGTCATCATCCGGTTGGTGAACTCGATGATCGCGTGCACGCCGAGTGCCGCGGTCGGGGTCAGTGACCCCGTCTCGCAGGCGGGCCAGGTCGGGCAGCCCAGACCGGATCCGGTCACCCGCACGACTCCCCCGCTGAACACGATGATGATGCTCACGATCAGGGCGGCCGTCGTCGCCCAGCGCAACGAGCGGGGACTCAGGGTGTAGCGGTCGGCGAGAAGGGAGAACGGGGTTCGAGGCACGCTCAATGTTAACCGAGACGATCGTGGGTGGATGCCGGGAGCGTCAAGACCCGAGCGAGAAGCGACTCCCCACGGAATTCGATCTCGCGGACCCCCGACGGCGCGAAGCCCACCGACTCGGCGAGTCGTTCGCTCGCCGTATTGCCCAGAAGATGCTCCCACCGCAATCGGGTGTAGCCCATCCCCGTCTCGGCCATCGAGTGGTCCACGACGCGAGTGAGCGCTTCGCGCATGTAGCCTCGCCCCCGCGCCTCAGGCGCGAGCCAGCTGCCGAGCGACGCCGAGCCGGGGGCCTCGTCTTTGCGCACCTCGACGACGCCGAGCAGAGGCGCATCGTCGGCGCGGAGCGCCCACACGGTGAACTGGCCGCTCGCTTCGCCGTGCGGCACATAGCTGCGGACGAAGAACTCGGCATCCGCGTGGGTGTACGGGATCGGCACAGGGATCCAGCGGAGGATCTCGGCGTCCTGACAGGCGTCGTAGACGGCGTCGATGTCGGAT contains the following coding sequences:
- a CDS encoding COX15/CtaA family protein, producing MPRTPFSLLADRYTLSPRSLRWATTAALIVSIIIVFSGGVVRVTGSGLGCPTWPACETGSLTPTAALGVHAIIEFTNRMMTGVLCVAVGWVIVAARLQSPRNRTMTRLAWSQFWLVVANAIAGGVTVLTELNPYIVAFHFMMAIALLTTVALTWHRAHVGESSDTAIPRVARILSFALVACTLLLILVGTLVSGSGPHSGDSADVPRMAFNWTGITIVHGILGTATLVLAVVLLVVLRRVPGAVLSRRRTVAFIVVVLLQAAVGLVQSLIGLPEWLVAVHLLGAALVWVGVLRVLLDVNPTLFPTVTVSPRQPADAFAK
- a CDS encoding GNAT family N-acetyltransferase encodes the protein MTATLRTARLLLDAPRESDIDAVYDACQDAEILRWIPVPIPYTHADAEFFVRSYVPHGEASGQFTVWALRADDAPLLGVVEVRKDEAPGSASLGSWLAPEARGRGYMREALTRVVDHSMAETGMGYTRLRWEHLLGNTASERLAESVGFAPSGVREIEFRGESLLARVLTLPASTHDRLG